One region of Trinickia violacea genomic DNA includes:
- a CDS encoding YbaB/EbfC family nucleoid-associated protein has product MMKGQLAGLMKQAQQMQENMKKMQEQLAQIEVEGQSGAGLVKVTMTCKNDVRRVQIDPSLLADDKDMLEDLVAAAFNDAVRKAEATAQEKMGGMTAGLPLPPGFKLPF; this is encoded by the coding sequence ATGATGAAAGGCCAACTCGCGGGGCTGATGAAGCAAGCCCAGCAGATGCAGGAAAACATGAAGAAGATGCAGGAGCAGCTCGCCCAGATCGAAGTCGAGGGGCAGTCGGGCGCCGGTCTCGTCAAGGTGACGATGACCTGCAAGAACGACGTGCGTCGCGTCCAGATCGACCCGAGCCTGCTCGCTGACGACAAGGACATGCTCGAAGACCTCGTCGCTGCCGCGTTCAACGATGCCGTGCGCAAGGCCGAGGCCACCGCGCAGGAAAAGATGGGCGGCATGACGGCCGGCCTGCCGCTTCCGCCGGGCTTCAAGCTGCCGTTCTAA
- the recR gene encoding recombination mediator RecR — protein sequence MKQPSALSALVEALRVLPGVGPKSAQRMAYHLMQHDREGAEKLGQALLFATEHLQHCEKCNTFTEAQICEVCSDEERDPTLLCVVETPADQIMLEQTLTYRGLYFVLMGRLSPLDGIGPKEIHFDRLVKRASDGIVKEVVLATNFTNEGEATAHYLGQTLKARGLSVTRLARGVPVGGELEYVDAGTIARAMLDRRAL from the coding sequence ATGAAACAACCCTCCGCCTTGTCGGCGCTCGTCGAAGCGCTGCGTGTGCTGCCCGGTGTCGGACCGAAGTCCGCGCAACGGATGGCGTACCACCTGATGCAGCACGATCGCGAAGGCGCCGAGAAGCTCGGACAGGCGCTGCTCTTCGCGACCGAGCATCTGCAGCACTGCGAGAAGTGCAACACGTTCACCGAAGCGCAGATCTGCGAGGTCTGCAGCGACGAGGAACGCGATCCGACGCTGTTGTGCGTCGTCGAGACGCCCGCCGATCAGATCATGCTCGAACAGACGCTGACCTATCGCGGGCTCTATTTCGTGCTGATGGGGCGGTTGAGCCCGCTCGACGGCATCGGCCCCAAGGAAATCCATTTCGACCGGCTCGTGAAGCGCGCGTCGGACGGCATCGTCAAGGAAGTTGTGCTGGCAACCAACTTCACAAATGAAGGCGAGGCGACCGCGCATTACCTCGGGCAGACGCTGAAGGCGCGCGGCCTTTCGGTGACCCGTCTTGCGCGCGGTGTGCCGGTGGGCGGCGAACTCGAATACGTCGACGCCGGCACGATCGCGCGTGCGATGCTCGACCGACGCGCGCTCTAG
- a CDS encoding CaiB/BaiF CoA transferase family protein: protein MTATTTGPLAGIKVLELGTLIAGPFAARFLGEFGADVIKIEDPNGGDPLRKWRKLYPEVGGTSLWWAVQARNKKSVTVNLKAEEGKEIVRRLAKEADIVVENFRPGLLEKLELGYDVLSAENPGLVMVRLSGYGQTGPYCDRPGFGAIAESMGGLRHITGYPDLPPPRIGISIGDSIAALHGVIGALMALHHKQVNGGKGQVVDVALYEAVFNMMESVVPEYGVYGMVRERTGASLPGIVPSNTYPCKDGSIVIGGNSDPIFKRLMTAIDRADLADDPGLAHNDGRVPRTQEIDGAIAAWLSTRTIEEALDVLNAADVPVGRIYSVADMFTDPQYLARQMIQQFKWQDGREIALPNVTPKLSETPGETRWLGPALGEHTDEVLQSLGYDADRIAALRERNII, encoded by the coding sequence ATGACCGCGACCACCACCGGCCCTCTGGCGGGCATCAAAGTCCTCGAACTCGGCACGCTGATCGCCGGGCCGTTTGCCGCGCGTTTTCTCGGCGAATTCGGCGCCGACGTCATCAAGATCGAAGACCCGAACGGCGGCGATCCATTGCGCAAATGGCGCAAGCTCTATCCGGAAGTCGGCGGCACCTCGCTGTGGTGGGCTGTCCAGGCGCGCAACAAGAAGTCGGTGACCGTCAACCTGAAAGCGGAAGAGGGCAAGGAGATCGTACGGCGGCTCGCGAAGGAAGCCGATATCGTCGTCGAGAATTTCCGCCCGGGGCTCCTCGAAAAGCTCGAGCTCGGCTACGACGTGCTGTCGGCTGAGAACCCCGGCCTCGTGATGGTCCGTTTGTCGGGCTACGGGCAAACGGGGCCGTACTGTGACCGCCCAGGCTTCGGTGCGATCGCCGAGTCGATGGGCGGGCTGCGCCATATCACCGGTTATCCGGATCTGCCGCCGCCGCGCATCGGCATTTCGATCGGGGACTCGATCGCGGCGCTGCACGGCGTGATCGGCGCGCTGATGGCGCTGCATCACAAGCAGGTGAACGGCGGCAAAGGGCAGGTCGTCGACGTTGCGTTGTATGAGGCCGTCTTCAACATGATGGAGAGCGTCGTGCCCGAGTACGGCGTGTACGGGATGGTGCGGGAGCGCACCGGCGCGTCGCTGCCGGGCATCGTGCCGTCGAATACCTACCCGTGCAAGGACGGCAGCATCGTGATCGGCGGCAACAGCGATCCGATCTTCAAGCGCCTGATGACGGCGATCGACCGCGCCGATCTCGCGGACGATCCCGGACTCGCGCACAACGACGGCCGCGTGCCGCGCACTCAGGAAATCGACGGTGCGATCGCGGCGTGGCTTTCGACCCGCACGATCGAAGAAGCGCTCGACGTGCTCAACGCGGCGGACGTGCCGGTCGGACGCATTTACAGCGTCGCCGATATGTTCACCGATCCGCAATACCTCGCGCGGCAGATGATCCAGCAGTTCAAATGGCAGGACGGGCGCGAGATCGCGCTGCCGAACGTGACGCCGAAGCTCTCGGAGACGCCCGGTGAGACGCGCTGGCTCGGGCCGGCGCTCGGCGAGCATACGGACGAAGTCCTGCAATCGCTGGGTTACGACGCGGACCGGATCGCCGCGTTGCGCGAGCGGAACATTATCTGA
- a CDS encoding NADPH:quinone oxidoreductase family protein: MRAIRCNQYGPPENLTVETLPDLQPQAGQVVIDVKAASVNFPDVLIIENKYQLKPELPFTPGAEVAGIVRAVGAGVEHVRPGMPVVAYTALGGFAEQAAAPAGACVPLPDEADLAVAAAFTLAYGTSHHAVVDRAALQAGETMLVLGAAGGVGLAAVEIGKALGARVIAAASSDEKLAVCVEHGADATINYTRDDLRERIKALTDGKGPDVIYDPVGGVYAEPAFRSIGWRGRYLIVGFANGEIPKLPLNLALLKGASLVGVFWGDFAKREPQRNAAAFRQMIGWMQEGKLRPHISARYALEDAPRALRDMAERRVTGKIVIVP, from the coding sequence ATGCGCGCCATCCGCTGCAATCAATACGGACCGCCGGAAAACCTGACGGTCGAGACACTGCCCGATCTACAACCGCAAGCCGGTCAGGTCGTGATCGACGTCAAGGCTGCCAGCGTCAACTTCCCCGACGTGCTGATCATCGAGAACAAGTACCAGCTCAAACCGGAATTGCCGTTCACGCCAGGCGCCGAAGTGGCCGGGATCGTGCGCGCGGTGGGGGCCGGCGTCGAGCATGTGCGGCCGGGTATGCCCGTCGTGGCGTACACGGCGCTGGGCGGGTTCGCCGAGCAGGCGGCAGCGCCTGCCGGAGCCTGCGTGCCGCTGCCCGACGAAGCCGATCTCGCGGTCGCCGCCGCGTTCACGCTCGCGTATGGCACGTCGCACCATGCGGTCGTCGATCGCGCCGCGTTGCAGGCCGGCGAAACGATGCTCGTGCTGGGCGCGGCGGGCGGTGTCGGCCTGGCCGCCGTCGAAATCGGCAAAGCGCTCGGCGCGCGCGTGATCGCCGCCGCGTCCAGCGACGAGAAACTCGCGGTATGCGTCGAGCACGGCGCCGACGCGACAATCAACTACACGCGTGATGACCTGCGCGAGCGCATCAAGGCGCTCACCGACGGCAAAGGTCCGGACGTGATCTACGACCCTGTCGGAGGCGTCTATGCGGAGCCCGCGTTTCGCAGCATCGGCTGGCGCGGGCGGTATCTGATAGTCGGGTTCGCGAACGGCGAGATTCCGAAACTGCCGCTGAATCTCGCTCTGCTCAAAGGCGCCAGTCTGGTCGGCGTGTTCTGGGGCGACTTCGCCAAGCGTGAGCCTCAGCGCAATGCGGCCGCGTTCAGGCAGATGATCGGGTGGATGCAGGAAGGCAAGCTGCGCCCGCATATCTCGGCGCGCTACGCGCTCGAGGACGCACCGCGCGCGTTGCGTGACATGGCCGAGCGCCGCGTGACCGGCAAAATCGTCATCGTGCCGTAA
- the surE gene encoding 5'/3'-nucleotidase SurE — protein sequence MRILLSNDDGYLAPGLAALYDALKPLADITVMAPEQNCSGASNSLTLSRPLSVLRSANGFYYVNGTPTDSVHIALTGMLDHKPDLVVSGINNGQNIGEDTLYSGTVAAATEGVMFGVPSIAFSLVDKDWVHLQDAARVAVDIVKHFLENPLPGHPLLNVNIPNLPYEQLSDWQVTRLGKRHPSQPVIRQTNPRGEPIYWIGPSGAALDASEGTDFHAVANGRVSITPLQLDLTHTHMLAATREWARAGRHAS from the coding sequence ATGCGAATCCTACTGAGTAACGACGACGGTTATCTGGCGCCCGGGCTCGCCGCGCTTTACGACGCGCTCAAGCCGCTGGCCGATATCACAGTGATGGCGCCCGAGCAGAATTGCAGCGGCGCATCGAACTCGCTTACGCTGTCGCGGCCGCTGTCCGTGCTGCGTTCGGCGAACGGCTTCTACTACGTGAACGGCACGCCGACCGACTCCGTGCACATCGCCCTGACCGGCATGCTCGATCACAAGCCCGATCTCGTCGTTTCAGGCATCAACAACGGCCAGAATATCGGCGAGGACACCCTGTACTCGGGGACGGTCGCCGCCGCGACGGAAGGCGTGATGTTCGGCGTGCCGTCGATCGCTTTTTCGCTCGTCGACAAAGACTGGGTGCATCTGCAAGACGCGGCGCGCGTGGCGGTCGATATCGTCAAGCATTTCCTCGAGAATCCATTGCCGGGCCATCCGCTTTTGAACGTCAACATCCCGAACCTGCCGTATGAGCAGTTGAGCGATTGGCAAGTGACGCGGCTCGGCAAGCGTCATCCCTCGCAGCCGGTAATCCGCCAGACCAATCCGCGCGGCGAGCCGATCTACTGGATCGGACCGTCGGGTGCCGCGCTCGACGCGAGCGAAGGTACCGATTTCCACGCGGTCGCCAATGGCCGGGTGTCGATCACGCCGCTGCAACTCGATCTCACGCATACGCACATGCTGGCCGCGACGCGCGAATGGGCGCGCGCCGGGCGTCACGCTTCATGA
- a CDS encoding protein-L-isoaspartate(D-aspartate) O-methyltransferase, whose protein sequence is MTSERAKRFPLELADLKRESRKPQGHAGESRKPATVRTEPSRAVARGHDARVERHPAKTADKSSAPNVALNGTLALTSERVRERMVERLRANGVTDPRVLNAMSVVPRHMFVDPGLATQAYEDAALPIGHHQTISKPSVVARMIELAAAGRKLERVLEIGTGCGYQAAVLSQVARDVYSIERIRPLYERAKTNLRPLRVPNIRLHYGDGRVGLPSVAPFDAIVIAAAGLDVPQALLEQLAVGGRLVAPVGAQSGQAQVLTLVERLGPSQWRESRLDRVFFVPLKSGVI, encoded by the coding sequence ATGACGAGCGAGCGCGCCAAGCGTTTTCCCCTGGAACTCGCCGATCTCAAGCGCGAGTCGCGCAAGCCGCAAGGCCACGCGGGGGAGTCGCGCAAACCGGCAACGGTGCGGACCGAGCCGTCGCGCGCCGTCGCGCGCGGGCATGACGCTCGCGTCGAACGCCATCCAGCCAAAACGGCCGATAAGAGCAGCGCGCCGAATGTCGCTTTGAACGGCACGCTTGCGCTGACATCGGAACGCGTGCGCGAACGGATGGTCGAACGCCTTCGAGCAAACGGCGTGACCGATCCGCGCGTCTTGAACGCGATGTCGGTCGTGCCGCGCCACATGTTCGTCGATCCCGGCCTCGCAACTCAGGCATACGAGGATGCGGCGCTGCCGATCGGCCACCACCAGACGATTTCGAAGCCATCTGTCGTCGCGCGGATGATCGAACTCGCGGCGGCCGGCCGCAAGCTCGAACGCGTGCTCGAAATCGGCACGGGCTGCGGCTATCAGGCAGCCGTGCTGAGCCAGGTGGCGCGCGATGTGTATTCGATTGAACGAATCAGGCCGCTTTACGAGCGCGCGAAGACCAACTTGCGGCCGCTGCGCGTGCCGAACATCCGCTTGCATTACGGCGACGGGCGCGTCGGCCTGCCGTCGGTGGCGCCGTTCGATGCGATCGTGATCGCCGCTGCGGGGCTCGACGTCCCGCAGGCGCTGCTCGAGCAGCTTGCCGTGGGCGGACGCCTGGTCGCACCGGTCGGCGCGCAAAGCGGACAGGCTCAGGTGCTCACGCTCGTCGAGCGTCTCGGGCCCAGCCAGTGGCGCGAGTCGCGGCTTGATCGCGTTTTCTTTGTCCCCTTAAAATCCGGAGTGATTTGA
- a CDS encoding peptidoglycan DD-metalloendopeptidase family protein — translation MSMLRAMHSNSSNVRFTVAQRAFCVVVLSALTACATRLDNAPVVDRSSSGQAGAAAALAPVPLGPPPPGYYRVKPGDTLYRIALENGQNYRDIATWNNLANPNQIEVDQLLRVAPPGANVAAVTPGVATAPIGGGAVQSAPLANNAPAGASGVSAAQPPMYGSAPAVTTIPPQPAASDAAAAVGNIAFAWPARGPILGTFDDANNKGINIGGAAGTAVQAAADGRVVYAGNGLRGYGNLIIIKHDATYLTAYAHNRALMVKEGDAVTKGQKIAEMGNSDSDRVMLHFEVRRQGKPVDPLKYLPPQ, via the coding sequence ATGAGTATGTTGCGCGCGATGCATAGTAATAGTTCAAATGTCCGGTTCACCGTAGCTCAGCGTGCCTTCTGCGTAGTGGTGCTCTCGGCGCTGACGGCTTGCGCGACGCGGCTCGATAACGCGCCGGTCGTCGACCGCTCGTCTTCCGGTCAGGCGGGGGCCGCCGCCGCTCTGGCTCCCGTGCCGCTCGGCCCGCCACCTCCTGGCTACTACCGTGTGAAGCCGGGCGATACGCTTTACCGGATCGCGCTCGAGAACGGCCAAAATTATCGCGACATCGCGACGTGGAACAATCTCGCGAATCCGAACCAAATCGAAGTCGACCAATTGCTGCGCGTCGCGCCGCCGGGGGCGAACGTTGCGGCGGTTACGCCGGGCGTTGCGACCGCGCCGATCGGCGGCGGCGCCGTGCAGAGCGCACCGCTTGCGAACAACGCACCGGCCGGTGCATCGGGCGTGAGCGCGGCTCAGCCGCCGATGTACGGCTCCGCACCCGCCGTGACGACGATTCCGCCGCAACCCGCCGCAAGCGATGCGGCCGCGGCGGTCGGCAACATCGCTTTCGCGTGGCCGGCGCGCGGGCCGATCCTCGGCACGTTCGACGATGCGAACAACAAGGGCATCAATATTGGCGGGGCAGCGGGTACGGCGGTGCAGGCCGCGGCGGATGGACGTGTCGTTTACGCTGGAAATGGGCTGCGCGGCTACGGCAATCTCATTATCATCAAGCATGACGCAACTTATCTCACCGCGTATGCACACAACCGCGCTTTGATGGTAAAAGAGGGGGACGCGGTGACCAAAGGGCAGAAGATCGCCGAAATGGGCAATAGCGATTCGGACCGCGTGATGTTGCATTTCGAAGTTCGCCGGCAGGGCAAACCTGTCGACCCGCTGAAGTACTTGCCGCCGCAATAA
- the rpoS gene encoding RNA polymerase sigma factor RpoS, which translates to MPKSKRRPQQDETETLSRVARASESDSGASTSEPEEELVENEPELEERHNGADDSGDAADSASEPAPDPDDFRALLQAELTADTIQHYLNRISVKPLLTVEEEQRYSRLAKAGEFEARQVMIERNLRLVVSIAKGYLNRGVPLLDLIEEGNLGLMHAIEKFDPTRGFRFSTYATWWIRQSIERAIMNQARTVRLPVHVIRELNQVLRAKRHLEKNSMNSGEAADRRDASIDDIAYLTGKTTDEVTDILALNEHTASLDAPLDLDPASSLLDLLSDDQSQSPDAEVQHRELETLTRAWLSRLSDKHRHVIERRFGLNHIEPATLEELADEMGLTRERVRQIQQEALVRLKRFFASNGVRKDAVL; encoded by the coding sequence ATGCCGAAATCGAAGCGCCGCCCGCAGCAAGATGAGACCGAAACGCTCAGCCGCGTCGCGCGCGCCTCGGAGTCGGACTCCGGCGCTTCGACGAGCGAGCCCGAGGAGGAGCTCGTCGAGAACGAGCCCGAGCTCGAAGAGCGTCACAACGGTGCGGACGATTCCGGCGACGCGGCCGATTCAGCAAGCGAACCCGCACCCGATCCCGACGACTTCCGGGCGCTGCTGCAGGCCGAGCTGACTGCTGACACGATTCAGCACTATCTGAACCGCATCAGCGTGAAGCCGCTCCTGACCGTCGAGGAAGAGCAGCGCTATTCGCGGCTCGCCAAAGCGGGCGAGTTCGAGGCACGACAGGTGATGATCGAGCGCAACCTGCGGCTTGTCGTCAGCATCGCGAAGGGCTATCTGAACCGTGGTGTGCCGTTGCTCGATCTGATCGAAGAAGGCAACCTGGGCCTCATGCACGCGATCGAGAAATTCGACCCGACGCGCGGCTTCCGTTTTTCGACGTATGCGACCTGGTGGATTCGCCAGAGCATCGAGCGCGCGATCATGAACCAGGCGCGCACGGTGCGGCTGCCCGTGCACGTGATCCGCGAGCTCAATCAGGTGCTGCGCGCCAAGCGTCACCTGGAAAAGAATTCGATGAATTCCGGCGAAGCGGCAGACCGGCGCGACGCGAGCATCGACGATATCGCCTACCTGACCGGCAAGACGACCGACGAAGTGACCGATATCCTCGCACTGAACGAGCACACGGCGTCGCTCGACGCGCCGCTCGATCTCGATCCCGCAAGCAGCCTGCTCGATCTGCTGTCGGACGACCAGAGCCAGTCGCCCGATGCCGAAGTCCAGCACCGCGAACTCGAAACGCTCACGCGCGCGTGGCTGTCGCGTTTGTCGGACAAGCACCGGCACGTGATCGAACGCCGCTTCGGGCTGAATCACATCGAGCCCGCGACGCTCGAAGAGCTTGCCGATGAAATGGGCCTCACGCGCGAGCGCGTGCGGCAAATCCAGCAAGAAGCGCTCGTGCGGTTGAAGCGCTTCTTTGCGTCCAACGGCGTGCGCAAGGACGCTGTTCTCTAA
- a CDS encoding 3'-5' exonuclease, whose product MTPILVFDIETIPDVAGIRRLEDLPATLTDAEVAEHAFAARREKTGSDFLPHHLQRIAAISCVFRDRTGLRVRSLGTPEDSEATLIQSFYRVIEKYTPQLVSWNGGGFDLPVLHYRALVHGVAASRYWDLGEDDREFKWNNYISRYHSRHTDLMDVLAMYQARANAPLDALAKLCGFPGKLGMDGGQVWTAFQEGRIEEIRNYCETDVVNTYLLYCRFQLMRGAFSQDEYTDEIAFVKNALAQEPASHWAEYLEAFES is encoded by the coding sequence ATGACCCCCATTCTCGTTTTCGACATCGAGACGATTCCCGATGTCGCCGGCATTCGCCGTCTTGAAGATCTTCCCGCCACGCTGACCGATGCCGAAGTCGCCGAGCACGCCTTCGCGGCGCGCCGCGAAAAGACCGGCAGCGATTTTCTGCCGCACCATCTCCAGCGCATCGCCGCGATCTCGTGCGTGTTTCGCGACCGCACGGGTTTGCGCGTGCGCTCGCTCGGCACCCCCGAGGACTCGGAAGCGACGCTGATCCAGTCGTTCTATCGCGTGATCGAAAAGTACACGCCGCAACTCGTTTCCTGGAACGGCGGCGGATTCGATTTGCCGGTGCTGCACTATCGCGCGCTGGTCCACGGCGTTGCCGCGTCGCGCTATTGGGATCTCGGCGAGGACGATCGCGAATTCAAGTGGAACAACTACATCAGCCGCTACCACTCGCGCCACACGGATTTGATGGACGTGCTCGCGATGTATCAGGCGCGCGCGAACGCGCCGCTCGATGCGCTCGCGAAGCTGTGCGGCTTTCCCGGCAAGCTCGGGATGGACGGCGGCCAGGTGTGGACGGCGTTTCAGGAAGGGCGCATCGAAGAAATCCGCAACTACTGCGAAACGGATGTCGTCAACACGTACTTGTTGTACTGCCGCTTTCAATTGATGCGCGGGGCGTTTTCGCAAGACGAATACACCGATGAGATCGCGTTCGTCAAAAATGCGCTCGCGCAGGAGCCGGCGTCGCACTGGGCCGAATATCTCGAAGCCTTCGAGAGTTGA
- a CDS encoding endonuclease/exonuclease/phosphatase family protein has translation MRLICWNVQWGRDASGDVDLPRTLAEAKRIADFDVLCLQEITRGFGALPGRPSGDQFAELEGALPGFTVLDAIGVDLPPLEANAPRRQFGNAIVTRLPVEQVFRHTLPWPADPDAPSMQRVALEAVLRAPGGSVRVVTTHLEFYSLKQRLAQVDELRRLHLEAAAHAARPAPAENAAGPFAATARPVSAIVCGDFNSAFESEAYQRFVAPLTENPHDAPAFIDAWTTLHPGKTPPMTAGVYDTVQWSSGPMACDFVFVTEDLRPRLKRCEIDSATRASDHQPVLLELD, from the coding sequence ATGCGACTGATCTGTTGGAATGTCCAGTGGGGACGCGACGCGAGCGGCGACGTCGATCTTCCGCGAACGCTCGCCGAAGCGAAGCGGATTGCCGATTTCGACGTGCTCTGCCTGCAGGAGATCACGCGCGGCTTCGGCGCGCTGCCGGGCCGGCCGTCCGGCGATCAATTCGCCGAACTCGAAGGCGCACTGCCCGGCTTCACGGTGCTCGACGCGATCGGCGTCGATCTGCCGCCGCTCGAAGCGAACGCGCCGAGACGGCAATTCGGCAATGCGATCGTGACGCGGCTGCCGGTCGAGCAAGTGTTCCGGCATACGCTGCCCTGGCCGGCCGACCCCGACGCGCCATCGATGCAGCGCGTGGCGCTGGAAGCGGTGTTGCGCGCGCCGGGCGGATCGGTCCGGGTCGTGACCACGCATCTGGAGTTCTATTCGCTGAAGCAGCGCCTCGCGCAAGTCGACGAGCTGCGCCGGCTACATCTGGAAGCTGCCGCGCATGCGGCCCGCCCGGCGCCTGCCGAAAACGCGGCCGGACCGTTTGCCGCAACCGCTCGCCCCGTCAGCGCGATCGTCTGCGGCGATTTCAACAGCGCGTTCGAGAGCGAGGCGTACCAGCGCTTCGTCGCTCCGCTCACGGAGAATCCGCACGACGCCCCAGCCTTTATCGACGCCTGGACGACGCTGCACCCCGGCAAGACGCCGCCGATGACGGCTGGCGTCTACGACACAGTACAGTGGTCGTCCGGGCCGATGGCGTGCGATTTCGTGTTCGTCACCGAGGATTTGCGGCCGCGCCTCAAACGTTGCGAAATCGATAGCGCGACGCGCGCCTCGGATCACCAGCCGGTATTACTCGAACTCGACTGA
- the rlmD gene encoding 23S rRNA (uracil(1939)-C(5))-methyltransferase RlmD, producing the protein MSESPNRSVRKLKSAPAPSAAPVSAPIIEIESLDMEARGVGRLVTETGEPGKVIFVEGALPGERVSYSSYRKKPSFEQAQVVDVLRESVLRTKPQCRFFGTCGGCSMQHLDVRAQVAVKQRVLEDNLQHLAKLRAETVFRPIHGPSWGYRYRARLTVRNVAKKGGVLVGFHERKSSYVADMTSCEVLPPHVSAMLVPLRRLVEGLSIRDRMPQIELAVGSQVTALVLRVLEPINAADEALLREFADAHQVQFWLQPKGPDTVVPFYPLDVPLDYTLPEFNIRMPFKPTDFTQVNHPINRVLVGRALRLLAPARGDRVLDLFCGIGNFTLPLARLAREVVGIEGSEALTTRALANAKENGVDGHTSFACRNLFEVTADDLRALGAFDKFLVDPPREGALAVSKALAEIAQSGDGPLPARIVYVSCNPATLARDAGLLVHEAGYRLKGAGVVNMFPHTSHVESIALFERD; encoded by the coding sequence GTGTCCGAATCCCCCAACCGTAGCGTGCGCAAGCTGAAAAGCGCGCCGGCGCCGTCCGCCGCTCCCGTTAGTGCCCCGATTATCGAGATCGAATCGCTCGATATGGAAGCGCGCGGCGTGGGTCGCCTCGTGACGGAAACCGGCGAGCCCGGCAAGGTAATCTTCGTCGAAGGCGCGCTGCCTGGCGAGCGTGTCAGCTATTCGAGTTATCGCAAGAAGCCGAGTTTCGAGCAGGCGCAGGTTGTCGACGTGTTGCGTGAAAGCGTGCTCCGCACCAAACCGCAATGCCGTTTTTTCGGCACCTGCGGCGGTTGTTCGATGCAGCATCTGGACGTGCGCGCGCAGGTCGCCGTCAAGCAGCGCGTGCTCGAAGACAATCTCCAGCATCTCGCGAAGTTGCGCGCCGAAACGGTGTTTAGGCCGATTCACGGGCCCTCGTGGGGCTACCGCTATCGTGCGCGCCTGACTGTGCGCAACGTGGCGAAAAAGGGCGGTGTGCTGGTCGGCTTTCACGAGCGCAAAAGCAGCTACGTCGCCGATATGACGAGCTGCGAAGTGCTGCCGCCGCATGTGTCGGCGATGCTCGTGCCGTTGCGCCGGCTCGTCGAGGGGCTGTCGATTCGCGATCGGATGCCGCAGATCGAGCTGGCGGTCGGCTCGCAAGTCACGGCACTGGTGCTGCGCGTGCTCGAGCCGATCAACGCCGCCGACGAGGCGCTGCTGCGCGAGTTCGCGGATGCCCATCAGGTGCAATTCTGGCTGCAGCCGAAGGGCCCTGACACGGTCGTGCCGTTCTATCCGCTCGACGTCCCGCTCGACTACACGCTGCCGGAATTCAACATCCGGATGCCGTTCAAGCCGACCGATTTCACGCAGGTCAATCACCCGATCAACCGCGTGCTGGTGGGCCGGGCATTGCGGCTGCTGGCGCCTGCGCGTGGGGACCGCGTGCTCGATCTCTTTTGCGGAATCGGCAACTTCACGCTGCCGCTGGCGCGCCTTGCACGCGAGGTCGTGGGGATCGAAGGCAGCGAAGCGCTGACGACCCGCGCGCTCGCGAACGCCAAAGAAAACGGTGTCGACGGGCATACCTCGTTCGCCTGCCGTAATTTATTCGAGGTCACGGCCGACGACCTGCGCGCGCTTGGCGCATTCGACAAGTTTCTCGTCGATCCGCCGCGCGAAGGCGCGCTGGCTGTCTCAAAGGCGCTCGCCGAGATCGCCCAGAGCGGCGACGGGCCGCTGCCGGCGCGCATCGTCTACGTGTCCTGCAACCCGGCAACGCTGGCGCGCGACGCGGGCCTGCTCGTCCACGAGGCGGGCTACCGGCTGAAAGGCGCGGGCGTGGTCAATATGTTCCCGCACACGTCCCACGTCGAATCGATCGCGCTGTTCGAACGCGACTAA
- a CDS encoding Bax inhibitor-1/YccA family protein produces MNEYPYNFGRGGSVITAETRNRVLRNTYWLLALSMVPTVLGAWVGVATGFSLFAATSPAMSMLAFFAIAFGFMFAIERTKNSGMGVVVLLGFTFFMGLMLSRLLSFILGFTNGPSLIMLAFGGTGVIFATMATVATVSKRDFSGLGKWLFMGVIVLLLAMVANMFLQLPALMLTVSVLAIAIFSAYMLFDVQRVVNGGETNYITATLAIYLDLYNVFVNLLALLGIFGGNRN; encoded by the coding sequence ATGAACGAGTACCCCTATAACTTTGGCCGCGGCGGCAGCGTCATCACGGCCGAAACCCGCAACCGCGTACTACGGAACACCTATTGGCTGCTCGCGCTGTCGATGGTGCCGACCGTGCTCGGCGCGTGGGTGGGTGTCGCGACCGGCTTCTCGCTGTTCGCCGCCACCAGCCCGGCGATGAGCATGCTTGCGTTCTTCGCCATTGCCTTCGGCTTCATGTTCGCGATCGAGCGCACGAAGAACAGCGGCATGGGCGTCGTCGTGCTGCTCGGTTTCACGTTCTTCATGGGCCTGATGCTCTCGCGCCTGCTGAGCTTCATCCTCGGCTTCACGAACGGGCCGTCGCTCATCATGCTCGCATTCGGTGGCACTGGTGTGATCTTCGCGACGATGGCAACCGTTGCCACGGTCAGCAAGCGCGACTTCTCCGGCCTTGGCAAGTGGCTCTTCATGGGCGTGATCGTGCTGCTGCTCGCGATGGTCGCCAACATGTTCCTGCAACTGCCGGCGCTGATGCTGACGGTTTCGGTCCTGGCGATCGCGATCTTCTCGGCGTACATGCTGTTCGACGTGCAGCGCGTCGTGAATGGCGGTGAAACCAACTACATCACGGCCACGCTGGCGATCTATCTGGATCTGTATAACGTGTTCGTGAACCTGCTGGCGCTGCTGGGCATCTTCGGCGGCAACCGCAACTGA